The following coding sequences are from one Hippopotamus amphibius kiboko isolate mHipAmp2 chromosome 9, mHipAmp2.hap2, whole genome shotgun sequence window:
- the HTATIP2 gene encoding oxidoreductase HTATIP2 isoform X2, translating to MSRPAALSAAAAAALVAALLLLQPEDAGPGAGSSMAEAEALPEFREAFRMQNKSVFILGASGETGRVLLKEILEQGLFSKVTLIGRRKLAFNEEAYKNVNQEVVDFEKLDDYAYAFQGHDVGFCCLGTTRNKAGAEGFVRVDRDYVLKSAELAKAGGCKHFNLLSSKGADESSNFLYLQVKGEVEARVEELKFDRYSIFRPGVLLCDRQESRPGEWLVRKFFGSLPESWASGHSVPVTTVVRAMLNNAVRPSDKKKELLDNKAIHELGKADASLKP from the exons ATGTCCCGGCCCGCAGCCCtgagcgcggcggcggcggcggcgctagTGGCCGCCCTGCTCCTGCTGCAGCCTGAGGACGCAGGGCCGGGGGCCGGCTCCAG CATGGCCGAGGCAGAAGCGCTGCCGGAGTTTCGGGAAGCCTTCAGGATGCAGAATAAATCCGTCTTTATTCTGGGCGCCAGCGGGGAAACCGGCAGAGTGCTCTTAAAAGAGATCCTGGAACAGGGCCTGTTTTCCAAAGTCACGCTGATTGGCCGGAGGAAGCTCGCCTTCAACGAGGAAGCCTATAAAAACGTG AATCAAGAAGTGGTGGACTTTGAGAAATTGGATGACTATGCTTATGCCTTTCAAGGTCATGATGTTGGATTCTGTTGCCTGGGTACCACCAGAAACAAAGCTGGTGCG GAGGGATTTGTTCGTGTTGATCGAGATTACGTCCTGAAGTCTGCAGAGCTGGCAAAAGCTGGAGGGTGCAAACATTTTAACTTGCTGTCCTCTAAGGGAGCTGATGAGTCGAGCAATTTTTTATATCTGCAAGTCAAG GGAGAAGTGGAAGCTAGGGTTGAAGAGTTAAAGTTTGATCGTTACTCCATATTTAGGCCCGG agtGCTGTTATGTGATCGGCAAGAATCTCGCCCAGGTGAATGGTTGGTTAGGAAGTTCTTTGGCTCCTTACCAGAATCTTGGGCCAGCGGGCACTCTGTGCCAGTGACGACAGTGGTTAGAGCGATGCTAAACAACGCAGTGAGACCAAGCGACAAGAAGAAGGAGCTGCTGGATAACAAGGCCATCCACGAGCTGGGGAAAGCCGATGCCTCTCTCAAGCCGTGA
- the HTATIP2 gene encoding oxidoreductase HTATIP2 isoform X1 gives MSRPAALSAAAAAALVAALLLLQPEDAGPGAGSSSMAEAEALPEFREAFRMQNKSVFILGASGETGRVLLKEILEQGLFSKVTLIGRRKLAFNEEAYKNVNQEVVDFEKLDDYAYAFQGHDVGFCCLGTTRNKAGAEGFVRVDRDYVLKSAELAKAGGCKHFNLLSSKGADESSNFLYLQVKGEVEARVEELKFDRYSIFRPGVLLCDRQESRPGEWLVRKFFGSLPESWASGHSVPVTTVVRAMLNNAVRPSDKKKELLDNKAIHELGKADASLKP, from the exons ATGTCCCGGCCCGCAGCCCtgagcgcggcggcggcggcggcgctagTGGCCGCCCTGCTCCTGCTGCAGCCTGAGGACGCAGGGCCGGGGGCCGGCTCCAG TAGCATGGCCGAGGCAGAAGCGCTGCCGGAGTTTCGGGAAGCCTTCAGGATGCAGAATAAATCCGTCTTTATTCTGGGCGCCAGCGGGGAAACCGGCAGAGTGCTCTTAAAAGAGATCCTGGAACAGGGCCTGTTTTCCAAAGTCACGCTGATTGGCCGGAGGAAGCTCGCCTTCAACGAGGAAGCCTATAAAAACGTG AATCAAGAAGTGGTGGACTTTGAGAAATTGGATGACTATGCTTATGCCTTTCAAGGTCATGATGTTGGATTCTGTTGCCTGGGTACCACCAGAAACAAAGCTGGTGCG GAGGGATTTGTTCGTGTTGATCGAGATTACGTCCTGAAGTCTGCAGAGCTGGCAAAAGCTGGAGGGTGCAAACATTTTAACTTGCTGTCCTCTAAGGGAGCTGATGAGTCGAGCAATTTTTTATATCTGCAAGTCAAG GGAGAAGTGGAAGCTAGGGTTGAAGAGTTAAAGTTTGATCGTTACTCCATATTTAGGCCCGG agtGCTGTTATGTGATCGGCAAGAATCTCGCCCAGGTGAATGGTTGGTTAGGAAGTTCTTTGGCTCCTTACCAGAATCTTGGGCCAGCGGGCACTCTGTGCCAGTGACGACAGTGGTTAGAGCGATGCTAAACAACGCAGTGAGACCAAGCGACAAGAAGAAGGAGCTGCTGGATAACAAGGCCATCCACGAGCTGGGGAAAGCCGATGCCTCTCTCAAGCCGTGA